The region GTGCAATTGGCGTCGGTGTCCGAAGCTGTAGCAGTATATCGCCGATACAAGTGAATAATGGCAATGGTAGAGTAGGTGAAAGGGATAGTTATAACATGATGATTTTTATTCAATCTATTCCTAGATGATGCGATTGTCTATTAATTGTAAAATATGATCAGTCTATGGAGACAATCAAATGCTTATATATAACGGTGTAAATGATTCAATGCTTTTTGTTTCCGATGACGTGCTAGTCATCAGATATCGTTCTTTTCGTCTCTATTCGCGTGAGTATCGTGTCGCGTATAGCAGAATTGGGACCGTGGTCTAATTCCTCGTTTCGCTTTCCTGGTGTTTAGTGGGACAAGTGTCTTCGATAGTGTTTTGTTCCacttcttctggctctggttcatCCGAACTCTGGCCCTGGAAACCATCGGGTTCAACAACCCACAGGATTGGGATTGCAGCAAGGATAGAAATAAAGGAGAGGAACCACCAGGGTATAATAACGTACCCGGCCCTTACGCCAAGCGAGAATATAGGTCCTAGCATGGCTGGCCCGATGGCACGTCCGAGTGCGCTCGTACTCGTGGCAACTCCATTAAGGGTTCCGAGAATACCCAGGCTACGGGCCGAATTTGTGAGCAGAATTGTGGTTCCCGGGAAGTTGAATATGGAAGCTGTAAGCTTGGATAGGATAATCAAGCATATTGAGACGTTGCGCATGGACTTGGGGACGAGGGATACGTAGGGTGTGAGGAGATATATGATGGGAAAGGCAGCAGCGGAGGCTTTAACACAGTTCAAGACACCAAAACGTCTTGCCGCGGCTGGGAATGCATAGAATTGCATCACAATACCTATGATCCCTGTTATAGTGTAGAGAATACCAATGCGTTGAGAATCTGAACAGAAGTTAGTTTATATTCGGTTTAGCggaaggcaaaaaaaaaaaaaagaaaaaagaaaaagcttACCCATGCCGAACCCGCCCACAAATTTGAACGGGAGCTGTACATCCGGGTTGTCCTCAAATAGTTGGGGGGGATTGTGAAGGAACACAGGTAGAACCGACTCGAACGCCATAGTGTGTACTGACATTAAGGTGTATGTCAACAGGATTAGGGCGGACTGCGGGCTGAGCACCTCCTTCCAGGTATGCTGCTTCACTTCGACTTTCTTTTGTGGCTGGGTAGTAGGCTGACGTTCTCCAAGGAGAGGAGTCCTCTCATCATCTACCATTACTTGAGAGGCCTTTCGGCGTCGATGGGTACAAGGGCGTGTGATGACCTGACCAAGCACTAATCCAGGATCGCGATGGCCCCGTTTCGCGAGCAAAGTTTCCTATATCTCGTTAGAACGTCACAGTAAGCTATGAGAGGGCTGCATAcatgaagaaacagaaaaccAGTAGAGATACCAACGATGAAAAAGGCCGCAGACACTAGATTGGGtaataaaaaaggaaactCTTGGAAAAATTTCCAGTGGCCGAAGATCTCAGGGAACTTCTCCGCCGGTCGAGCGAGTGATCCTCCGAAAGATGGACCAAAAATACTACCAATAGTCCATACCATGGGCATAATACTGAAGGCTTGAGGCTGGAGTTCCTTTTGGGGAACCATTTCAGCCACCATAGTTCGGATGATACCAACGTTTCCATTCATAAAGCCAATCATACCACGGCAGGCCATCAGCATAGGCAGTGATTTAGAGAGACCAAATGCTAAGGAGAGGATCATGGTAGCAGTTAATCCAAGCAAGATGATGGGTTTGCGCCCAAAACGGTCCGAGGCCGTGCCCCAGTAGACAGCCATCGCCGCCTGGGAAAAGGATGAGACAGCCGAGGTGAGTCCGGCCCATTTTGCAACTTCAGATTCATGGACGCCGACACTCTCGATCATTTCAGGCTGTCCATATTAGTGAGTATATGTACACTTTGGTGCCTGGGAGAGGCGGAGCTCACAAGGTACGGCAGGTACGAGGTGACGGAGACTATCCGAGAAGAGCGATCTGTTAAGCCAAGTCTTGGGCAGGTAAATTTTCAGTTCACGTACTAGGTTCTGCGAATCGACATATTGCTGCGCGCATACGAGAGTTAGCAAAGGGTCTGACCACGCGAAGACATGGTCGAACGCTTACAAAGAATGAGCAGCTGCCGGACAGGCAACCTGGGGGCACTCGCATGCATCAAAGGGTAAGGGGCGGAAGAGCTCGCAGGTGCaggagctgctgaaggaaAGCTGCAGTTTGAGGGAAAGTGACAGActgcaaagaaaaagaaaagcgcgaaatatcaaggagaaagaaagagagaagaaaagttGAGGCTAACGCAGAACTTGGAGTCACTCGGTTGTTGCGACATTTGCCGCTATTCCCTCCTGGAAGCAACTTTGCAAGCACCAGCACAGTCAAGTgatcttcccctcttctctctgaTCCTTCGTCTCCATGAGCTTGATCGAAGCTCTCTCCATGTGTTATTAGTCGCCCTCCATTTCTTGCATCTTGCTGCGCCCGCGTGCTCTCACTGCCCCCACTGCCTGAGCGGGGTTCAGCCTCGGGCCTTTGTTTGTATACCGTAAAAGACGCCCTGGCAACCGTTCACCCTCCTTTTGAGGCTGAACTGAACTGcaattatattctatttgGGATCTAAAAATGTTTGTTCAGGCTTGGATCTTCACATATACTAATTATCCGTTGGGTCACCAATCATGCTGTCTGATCTGTACCACAACGCACGCTACCGACATGGATCCGGATACCGACAGACAGTGCTACAAAGCGGCAAATGAAATCAACCTGTACATGGTATTGACGACGTGTATATGTTAAATACATATATAACCAGAGAACATTTCTAAGGTGCAATTTATAAGCAGGAGCTGGGTATAATAACCATGCTGGTCGTGTGATTCTTCGTATATGCGTGGGATTCAATTCCTGTTCGACTATGCAGCTTCAGTCCGCATGCAGCCACCCCTGCTGAAACTATGCGCTTACTCCTACTGGAGCAGTTTGGCCGCCGCATCGACACGCTCAATGATTATATACAGCCATTTCTATTGAATGTCGATGTTAGTATACGCCTCAACATGAAATCAAATAATAAATGGGAGGGAAGAACTCACAGCAGCGTTAGCTACATCGTCAGCCTCCAGGCTTTCCACAAGACCTGGATAAGTCGCGCCCGCGTATCCTGTCCAGATACCGGGGGCAAATACCACGTGCTTGAACCAGCTACGACcatccaaaccctcctcgtACAAGAACTGGCGCTCGATATTCTTGTACTTGGTGTTGACATTGTGAATCAGGAAGAATAGcctgaccttcttccaccagaGATACCAAGGAAGGTCTTCATCGAGTTGCGATGTCAAGTCCGCCGCATAGGCATCGAATTTAATCGCAACTTTCTGGAACTTGCTAATCGCAGCGTATAACGGCCCAAAGTCAAAGGAGACGCCACCAGGCAGGTTGTCTGCACTGGACCGAATTCGGTCTACATACTCCTCCAAACCCAAGCCATAGTCAGTGGCGTTGAAGAATAAAACGGGAGTTTCCGCTAGCTTCGCAGCAGCCAAGGCCCAGATCTTGGTGCAGGCTTCGTGATAGAGGAATTGTGGATCACCAAATTTCTGCATCCAATCGAAGCTGTCGTAGTTGGAGTGGTAATGGTAGACAGGGTCCTCAGAGCTGGGGCCAAACCCGAGATCATAGCTAGGAATTCCAGCGAAGTCTTGAAATGCGGTGAAATCACTGCCGCTGCCCATTGTTCCAATGTATCCGTCCCAAACATCGCGGACTGTCTGTCCTTCGACCGTCTGGTTCGGAGACTGGACCAGGCCAGTGACTTCATAAATTAGTTTGTTAAGAAGTGGGCTTGCAGTGGGAGAAATCCGGCTACCGGATGCCGCAACATCGACATTCAGGTATGCAACATTGGATTTTGAGAGCCAGGGGAGGTGATCCTCCACCCACTCTGTAGAACCTAGCAGCCCGTACTCCTCTCCGTCCCAGCTTGCGAAGACGATAGTGCGGAGGGGCTTCCAGCCGGCTTTGAGAGCCTCACCGAAGCTGCGGATGACCTCATTCAGCGCAGCAGAACCACTATTAGGATCACCCGCACCACCAGCAATCCAAGCATCGCGGTGGTTGCCCAAAACCACAACGTCGGGGAGGGAGCCGGGGATAACACCGATGACATTCCACAGAGGAGTAGTAACGTACTCCTGCTCATTATACAGGTTGACAGTGATGTCATCTGGCGAAGGTCCAATATTGTAGTCAACACCTTTGTAGCCAAGACCTCCGCCTTGCCACCACTCATTGAAGTCAGATGCCTTTGGACCGTGGCCATTTAGTGCTTTCAGAAGGGGCAGCACGTCCGTATAGGAGACTGGTATTGAAGGGATAGACGGGATGAAGTTATGGGGATCCTGCCTGTCACATCCCGGTTTAGAGGGATACCCAGGAGTAGTAGGGTCGCCCGGCGCAAAACCTATACAACTCGTTATTTCACTGAGACGGATATGAGTGCAAGACATGAAAACCTACTCAAGAATTGAGTGCTCCCCCGCTGAACAGCACTGGGGTTTCTTGCTGGGCCTTCGGGATACGGCTTGTAACCGTTTTCCTCTGTAAATTCGCCATCCTGCTGCGGGTCGTCATAGAGAACCACGCCGACTATTCCAAGCTCCTGCGCCCTTTTCACTTTCAGACCACGGAAGATACGGCCGTACTTAGCAATCGCAATCTTCCCCTCAAGAGTAACATTCGCATTCACCAGGTCCTCGTAATCAGCGTAGGTACCAAAGTTGACGTAGACAAACCCTGCTGTCACGTTTCCACTAGCAGAGTATCCATGAAATGTGGGTATACGGTCGCGCAAACCGCTGGTGCTATCTTCCTCCAGGACGTCCTCTTCCAGCGAGGCTTCATATGTGACGTTGTTCCCCTTCAACAGAGCCAACCGGTGGTCGATAGGGTAGTTGAGATAGACATCGTAAGAGGCGATCTTGGTATCCTCAATGCCGAATTCCTCCCAGCGCTCTTTTGTCCAGAGTGCCTGGCTGAGGTTCTTTCCCGCAAGATGAGGTCCGGCGGTGTAGTACTTGCTCCATTCCCGTGCGCGGGCCGCGGATGGGGTTCCCAGAAGGAGAgtctcgagctcctcgtagTCGAGGCCGTTACTGCTGGGCCAGGAGCTCGGGTATGGGTGCGCGCCGGGAAGATACGACCAGAGCGAGCCGCCTTcgcgcggaagaagagctgaTGGAAATAAGAATAGAGCAATAGcaacgaagagaagaaagcctAAGGAATAGGTGCAGGCTCGGCGAAGCTTGTGATGGGGATACCGGTAACGCTGGGGAGCGACCGGTACGATGAGAAGCGGGGTCGTCTCTGAAGGAGACATGATGGGCTTCTCCCTCATCTCGGGGtgagaataataataactaaatattattatcccAGCCGGCTCTGGTTTTGCAAGGTGTGTGAGCAGCGAGATGTGGTTTGTACAAGTGATAAGAGGGACCCTCGGGAGTGAtaagaggagaagaggagcaaTAAATACAGTGGCGGGAGCTTCCGATACTCAACGTAATCGCGTCAATTGCAGCCTATCTGATCTCATCTGACAGTTAAAACGGAATTTACgactagttaactagttagcGCTTCTACTAAGTAAGCAGCGATACGAAAACCCAATGGGCGTTTCGTTTCAGTATGATCGTTTCACGTCCGCTGGGATATGCGATGAGCAATACTAGTAAATGTTGGGTCTCTATGAAGTACTCCGCATATGGTCCTCCACCATATAGTGTGGTGCTAGAGGCCCGATTAAGAAATAAAACGGTGGTTTGGAAAATCAAGATTGTGCACAGTATTTAATACAAGGAGGCGTACTTGTAGCTTGCGTGATTAAACTCGTTCTGTTGTCCTGGTAGTATACTCGAGGCAGTTGTGGCTGAATGTGGCTAGTGGCTAGTGGCTAGTGCTCGTGCCTCGTGTGTCGTGTGTGGCTCGTGCCGTGGTACGTCGTCCGCTGTGGCAGTTCCCGCATCACTTCTCCATATCCTAACAGCTGGCTTCTCGAGATTAGACACAACTCGCCCACAATGTCAAACCAGGGCTATGACGTGGTAGTGGACGTCGACGCAGATGTACTTTTGACACCTTTTTATCATTCTTTCCAGCGAACCAACGCTAACAGCACAATAGGGCGACGACCTTGGACATACCGACCTTCAAGAAGACCTCGAATTTCACCCGTCTAGTAAGCTCCAAACATAATCAACATACTCTAGATCAAACTAACAAAACTCGTCTTCAGACTTCGAGAATGACCAACGCAATGCCAAATCCCACCCAGACACCGGCGCCTTTATAGGCACTGGCGGAGGAAGCTCCTCTCGCCGCAACAGATCCCCAGGAGGCACGCCGACCAAACATGCCTGGTGGTCCATCCACTACTACGAGCAATACTTTGATGTCGATACCAACGAAGTCCTCCGCCGCTGCGTCGCCTCCGTCTACCCTCGCAACAACTTCCTGGACGTTCTCGAAGGCAACGCGGACCTTTACGGGCCCTTCTGGATTGCGACAactgtcatcgtcatccttTTCCTAACAGGCACCATCTCGCAATGGCTCTCAAACAACGACAAAAACCACTTCAAGTACGACTTCACCCTTCTTTCCGGTGCCGCCGGCCTAGTTTACGGGTATACATTCATCCTGCCCATTGCTCTCTGGGGTGCGCTCAAGTGGTTCGGGAGCTCGACCGCTGATCTTGTTGAGTGTTGGGCGCTGTATGGGTACTCGAATTTGATTTGGATTGCGGTGGCGCTTGTTAGTTGGAGTCCGTTGACGGCCTTAAACTGGGCGCTTGTCGGAGTCGGGTTTGGATGGaccgtcttcttcctgctaAGGAACTTGTACCCTGTGCTCAGTGCGACGGATGCGAAGGCTAGCCGGGCGCTGCTGGTGCTTGTTATTCTGTTGCATGCTGGGTTTGCAATTGCGATTAAGATCTTGTTCTTTGCGTGAGTTCCCCGATTTTACGGCTTATTGTGTCCATGTGACTAATGTGAAACTTGTAGGCATGGAAGCCCCGTTTCCAAGAAGGGCGATGACAAGGAtcacgatgatgatgatgatggggatGATCATGATGACCACGACGACAAGAAGCTCATGTTTTAAGTGTAAAATTGAGCTTTGTCGTTTAGGTTGTTTGGTCTGCTCGGTTGGGGCTGTTGACTCGCTCAGGCAGCATTTGGACACGGAATTCACATTCGGTTGAAGTTGTCACTTAGtattatcttttttcttGACTATTTTGCCGTGTATACCTCACCTGTATTGTACGTTTTATCCGTATCTATCTACACGAAGACTAGGATAGAAACCATGTCGAGGAGTAACTGAATTTTACAATTGTTTGATTGACTGCAACTGGTTCCGAGAGTAGCCATGTAAAATATATtgactccagctcttctgATGTTTCTTCAACATTCCAACGCCGCTTGTAAAAAAAGGAACCTTTTTCGCGTCGCAATTCGTCTCATCACACCCTTCCGCACCAGCAACGCAGAAAAAAACGTAACATGAAACGAGTCGTTTatttcagcttcttcttggggcGCAGCTGGTTGGAGTGACCGCACTTTCTCTTACGGCAGTTGGTGGcacgaggaggaagacgagccTGATCATAAGATTAGTACAAGGTTGCAGGGGTTGGAGACCATGTCGACTGTTCATCCGGTGGGAAGACGTACGTAGCACTTGCGGCAGATGTTCTTCTCGCAGTTGTACTTGGAGGCAAGGGCCTTGAGGGAAGGCTCGATGATACCACCACGGAGACGGAGGACAAGGTGGAGAGTGGACTCCTATATCGTTGGAAAAAGAGCATCGTCAGCCGATCGTTCAATTCATCCCAGCCGAGTTCCACCCGCAATAATCCCAAAAATCGACCCCTCATTGCAACGAAAACAATAACGGTAATTTGCGCCATGATTGTGACGCAAATATGCCCGCAATTGCCCCGCCCAATGCATATCCCTCAAGCAATCCCTTCCGCGAACTCAAAATCGGAGTGAGCATTTGTCTCATACCTTCTGGATGTTGTAGTCGCTCAGAGTACGGCCATCCTCGAGCTGCTTGCCAGCGAAGATCAGGCGCTGCTGGTCAGGGGGGATACCCTCCTTGTCCTGGATCTTGGTCTTGACGTTGTCGATGGTGTCGCTCGACTCGACGTCGAGGGTAATGGTCTTACCCGTCAGGGTCTTGACGAAACTATTGTTCGAAAGAACAGTCAGCACATGTCCCTATTCCGTTTTCATTGTCGGCTCTTCATCTTTGTCTGGCAGTCTCGTATCGAGATATCCGAGGACGATAGGCGAAGCAAGTGACGGGGGCACGAAATTCGAGAAGTTTTGGAGGACCTACATCTGCACTGTAAAATCGCGGAAAAAAGGTATGTTAGCTGGCTGTTCACACGGAATAACAATATCACAGGTATATCGTAAGGTATAACGTACTGGCTGCGATTTTTCGTTGTTGCTGGCTGACAATCGCTGGAAGGGTCGGTCGGATGAGGCAATGTCAATTTGGAGAGTTTCTCGCTTAGCAAGCGGTGGACGGGGCACGGGGCACGGGGATACCCTAAGCCCTAGTGATGTTCTAAGTTTGGCGCTCTTGTGGCCTGGGCGCCTGATTTGGCTTTCTCCACATTTCCCGCATTTAACCGGGAAGCCGCAGTAGATCGGAGAGCACTCTATCATTCATGCTTTCGTTAACTGGAGTTCTTATCAATATTGAATGTGGCTTAGATACGACTTTTTGAGACAGCTAATTGTTATCCTCATCTAGCATATCCTGGTCACTAAATTCCTCCATGTTTTCAACATCACTACCTCCCGGCGACTCCATCGGATGTTCAGCGGAATACTTCAGGCGCCTTTGATCCTCTAGCCATTTATTGATCTGAAACTCTGCTTGAGAGACACATCTGACAAGCGTAGTTAGAGACATTCCCGTGGCCTTCGCAGCAGTTTCGTAGAACACTCGTGCGGTGTCCGGTAGATCGGACTCTTGCCGATAACGAGCATACGAAGAGCCAGGTCGTGGTACCTCCGACTCAGGATCGCTCACAATGGCCCTTGATTTGAGGTAACGTGTAGCCATTCCTAGCATTGTTTCTATC is a window of Aspergillus puulaauensis MK2 DNA, chromosome 4, nearly complete sequence DNA encoding:
- a CDS encoding Yip1 family protein (COG:S;~EggNog:ENOG410PKFD;~InterPro:IPR039765,IPR006977;~PFAM:PF04893;~TransMembrane:5 (o120-140i152-173o193-210i217-236o248-269i);~go_component: GO:0005794 - Golgi apparatus [Evidence IEA];~go_component: GO:0016020 - membrane [Evidence IEA];~go_function: GO:0017137 - Rab GTPase binding [Evidence IEA];~go_process: GO:0016192 - vesicle-mediated transport [Evidence IEA]) yields the protein MSNQGYDVVVDVDADGDDLGHTDLQEDLEFHPSNFENDQRNAKSHPDTGAFIGTGGGSSSRRNRSPGGTPTKHAWWSIHYYEQYFDVDTNEVLRRCVASVYPRNNFLDVLEGNADLYGPFWIATTVIVILFLTGTISQWLSNNDKNHFKYDFTLLSGAAGLVYGYTFILPIALWGALKWFGSSTADLVECWALYGYSNLIWIAVALVSWSPLTALNWALVGVGFGWTVFFLLRNLYPVLSATDAKASRALLVLVILLHAGFAIAIKILFFAHGSPVSKKGDDKDHDDDDDGDDHDDHDDKKLMF
- a CDS encoding MFS transporter (COG:G;~EggNog:ENOG410PFNS;~InterPro:IPR020846,IPR011701,IPR036259;~PFAM:PF07690;~SECRETED:SignalP(1-24);~TransMembrane:12 (i12-31o51-70i82-99o105-123i143-164o184-206i281-304o334-353i360-380o392-412i424-444o464-484i);~go_function: GO:0022857 - transmembrane transporter activity [Evidence IEA];~go_process: GO:0055085 - transmembrane transport [Evidence IEA]), whose amino-acid sequence is MHASAPRLPVRQLLILSICRFAEPISVTSYLPYLPEMIESVGVHESEVAKWAGLTSAVSSFSQAAMAVYWGTASDRFGRKPIILLGLTATMILSLAFGLSKSLPMLMACRGMIGFMNGNVGIIRTMVAEMVPQKELQPQAFSIMPMVWTIGSIFGPSFGGSLARPAEKFPEIFGHWKFFQEFPFLLPNLVSAAFFIVGISTGFLFLHETLLAKRGHRDPGLVLGQVITRPCTHRRRKASQVMVDDERTPLLGERQPTTQPQKKVEVKQHTWKEVLSPQSALILLTYTLMSVHTMAFESVLPVFLHNPPQLFEDNPDVQLPFKFVGGFGMDSQRIGILYTITGIIGIVMQFYAFPAAARRFGVLNCVKASAAAFPIIYLLTPYVSLVPKSMRNVSICLIILSKLTASIFNFPGTTILLTNSARSLGILGTLNGVATSTSALGRAIGPAMLGPIFSLGVRAGYVIIPWWFLSFISILAAIPILWVVEPDGFQGQSSDEPEPEEVEQNTIEDTCPTKHQESETRN
- a CDS encoding M28 family metallopeptidase (COG:O,P;~EggNog:ENOG410PI09;~InterPro:IPR036757,IPR007365,IPR034308,IPR003137, IPR039373,IPR007484;~MEROPS:MER0015691;~PFAM:PF04253,PF02225,PF04389;~TransMembrane:1 (i35-57o)), yielding MREKPIMSPSETTPLLIVPVAPQRYRYPHHKLRRACTYSLGFLLFVAIALFLFPSALLPREGGSLWSYLPGAHPYPSSWPSSNGLDYEELETLLLGTPSAARAREWSKYYTAGPHLAGKNLSQALWTKERWEEFGIEDTKIASYDVYLNYPIDHRLALLKGNNVTYEASLEEDVLEEDSTSGLRDRIPTFHGYSASGNVTAGFVYVNFGTYADYEDLVNANVTLEGKIAIAKYGRIFRGLKVKRAQELGIVGVVLYDDPQQDGEFTEENGYKPYPEGPARNPSAVQRGSTQFLSFAPGDPTTPGYPSKPGCDRQDPHNFIPSIPSIPVSYTDVLPLLKALNGHGPKASDFNEWWQGGGLGYKGVDYNIGPSPDDITVNLYNEQEYVTTPLWNVIGVIPGSLPDVVVLGNHRDAWIAGGAGDPNSGSAALNEVIRSFGEALKAGWKPLRTIVFASWDGEEYGLLGSTEWVEDHLPWLSKSNVAYLNVDVAASGSRISPTASPLLNKLIYEVTGLVQSPNQTVEGQTVRDVWDGYIGTMGSGSDFTAFQDFAGIPSYDLGFGPSSEDPVYHYHSNYDSFDWMQKFGDPQFLYHEACTKIWALAAAKLAETPVLFFNATDYGLGLEEYVDRIRSSADNLPGGVSFDFGPLYAAISKFQKVAIKFDAYAADLTSQLDEDLPWYLWWKKVRLFFLIHNVNTKYKNIERQFLYEEGLDGRSWFKHVVFAPGIWTGYAGATYPGLVESLEADDVANAAKWLYIIIERVDAAAKLLQ